CTCTCGGCTATGCTAATCCCTGTGCCGTGCATGTCGATCCTATAGAAAAAAAACCGCTTTACCATGTTCTGCCGGGAGCGCGGGCCTATTCGGTCGCTATTGCAGGATGTAATTTCCGATGCAAGAACTGTCAGAACTGGACTATTTCACAGCAGAGTCCGCTGGAGACACGGAATGAACATCTTCCTCCTCAGAAACTGGTCGAAGAAGCTGTTCGTCGTAAATGCACCGCAATTGCCTACACCTATTCGGAACCGGTCGTCTGGTACGAATGGATGTACGATTGTGCAAAACTTGCCCGTCAAGCCGGCCTTAAAAACCTCATGATCACTTGTGGATATGTCAATGAAGCACCGCTTCGTCAATTGGCGCAATACATGGACGCCGCGAATGTCGATCTGAAAAGCTTTGATGATTCGATTTACCGGAAACTCAATGCCGGACGGTTGCAGCCGATTCTCGACACACTGAAACTCGCGAAAAAACTCGGGATATGGGTCGAAATAACCAATTTAATCGTTCCGCAATGGACCGATGATCCCGCGATGATCGGAAAAATGTGCGATTGGATAACCGCAAATCTGGGTGATGACGTACCGCTCCATTTTTCCCGGTTCAGCCCGATGCATAAGCTGGCCCATCTCAGTCCCACACCGGTCGAGACGCTTATGAATGCAAAGGCTGTCGCCGGTAAAGAGGGATTGAAACATGTGTATGTCGGCAATGTGGCCGTTGATACCAATACCTATTGCCCATCATGTAAAAAAGCGGTCGTGGTACGGCAGGGATATCTGGTGAAAGACGTTTCGATCAAAAACGGCGCTTGCAGCGCCTGTGGCGCCGAAATAAGCGGCATCTGGACCATGTAACAGTAGTGTATTACCAGGGTATGTTTTGTAAAGAGGTTGGTATGGCCCGAGCGCATAAACTCCACTCTGTTTATCTCAAACTTACAGGAGTACTGCTCATGAGTATGCTTAATTGTGAATCTTCACCTGCAGAAGAATCTGTTCGGAAAGCTGTTTTTGCCGGATCGTGGTATGAAGGCGATCCTCAGGCATTACGACACAGTATCGAAAATTATATTACCAGTCAAGCCGGAGTGCGGTCTTCGCCGCGGCTGCTTATCAGCCCCCATGCCGGGCACCCCTTTTCGGGACCGGTTGCGGGGAAGGGATATGGCACCATGAACAGAGACATAAAAACCGTCATCCTCCTCGGACCGTCACACCGGGTAATGGTGCAAGGCGTCTCTATTCCCGATGTCGATTACTACGAAACGCCTCTGGGGAAAATACCACTGGATAAAAATATTATTTCGGAACTCCGGAAACACCCAATGGTAGGATCGAACACGCGCGCCCATTCTCAGGAGCATTGCCTGGAAATTCAACTCCCCTTCCTCCAGACCGCTATTGATTCCTTTACCCTTGTGCCCATGCTGATGAGCAATGTGGATCCGGAAGCGATCGCCGGATATATCAGGCCCTATGTCGATGAAACAACACTGGTTGTGGCTTCGTCGGACTTCGCCCATGTCAATAGTGCAGATCAATGCAAAAAGCTGGATAAGCGGTCGATCGAAACAATTATGGATCAGGATCCGAACGGCTTTATTGAGGCCTGCGGTGAAACGCCGATACGGGTGCTGCTCTATCTCTCAAAGCACCTTGGTTTGAAACCGATAGTGCTTGATGCCCGCAATTCGCAGGAGATTGTCAATGCTCCGGAAAGCGGGTATACCGTCGGATATGCTTCAATCGTCTTTGTAAAAAAGGATGAAAACGGTGGAACGTCCGAAGACAAAGAAAAAAGAGAAAATGAGTCTATCGTTAAAGAGCTGGATGGCGGTGATAAAGCATTTCTGCTCAATCTGGCCCGGAGAGCATTTGAAGCCGCAGTTAAGGGTGCGCCGCCCCCCGAGCCGTCCGATATTCCCGACGTAGCGAAGCAGGATGTTGGTTGCTTTGTAACCCTCCATAAGCATGGCGAACTTCGTGGCTGTATCGGTTATATTGAAGGCATTAAACCGTTGTATGAGGCAATAATTGACAATGCAAAAAATGCCGCACTGAGGGACCATCGCTTTCGACCGGTCCGCCCGGAGGAGCTCGACGAAATCAAGGTAGAAGTTTCTGTATTGACAAGGCCGGACCCTGTGTCCTACAATGATCCAAGTGAGCTCCTTAATAAAATCGTCGCCGGCAAGGATGGCATAATACTGAACAAGGGGGGGCATCAGTCAACCTACCTTCCTCAGGTATGGGAGCAGATCCCGGATAAAAAGACCTTCCTTGAATATCTTTCCCGCAAAGCCGGCATGCCGTCGGATGGATGGAAAACGGCGGAGGTAAAGCGGTATCGTGCGATTCATTTTGAGGAATAGCGCTCATCCCCACTCTTTTATTTTTGTTACCGGCTTCTGCAGTATCGGAGTTCAGTGCCTTTTTATACGGGAGGCACTGGCCGTATTTTACGGCAATGAGCTGATCCTCGGTCTGGTGCTTTCGACCTGGCTTCTCTGTTCAGGTATCGGCAGTTTTATCGGCGCCAAATCGCCAAAATGGGATACCTGGGGTGTCGTGACTGTTTATGTCTGGGCTGCTGTTGGCGGTATTCTCCTGCTGCGCGCCGGAAGGCTTCTTTTCTCGCCGGGAGAAATTATTTCACCCCTTGCTTCACTGGGTATTCTCTCCGTAAGTCAGGGGCCATTTGCCTTTGTTAATGGTTATGTTTTCGGCCGCCTTTCGCAGGCCCGGCATACCGCACCGCATCTTTATCGATACGAAAACATGGGCAACATCGCCGGCTCGTTGATCGTTTTTCTGGGGGTTGTCCTTTTCTGGAAAAATGCCCTGATCCTTATCGCACTTCTTGTTCCGGTTTTATGGCTCTGCAAAAAGAAACCGTGGCTGTTTGCAATCATTGGCGGCGCCTTTGTTTGTATTGCCCTGTTTGATAGTATATCACAGGAATGGAAATATGATGTCCCCGTTACGAGGATATCCTGCGGCAGGGAGGGCGAGGTTGTCCTTACCGAGCAGCACGGCGATACTGCATGGCTGCTCAACAATACACTGTACCGCTCTTCTGCCGATGACGCCTTTATCGAGCAGGCAGTGCATATTCCCATGGCGCAGAGGGAGCACGCTCGCCGGGTGCTGGTTATTTTCGATAAAGGGCATTATGATGAACTGAAGGCCTACAATCAAAGTGAGGTGGACATAATTGAAACCGAACGGCTCCTTGCACGTAAAGGAAGTATTGTTACTTCACCGGAATCTCATGCGGCCGGAGGAAAATATGATGTGATTCTTATGGCAGCGGGCATGCCGGAGACCATGGGGAGCAGCAGATTTTATACACAATCCTATTTTACCCGAATGAAATCGCTCCTCAGTGATTCCGGAGTCTTTTCGTTCAGCCTTTCCCTCAGCAGTAATTATCTTAACAGGCCGGAGCAGGAAATCGTGCACGTTCTTCACTCGACCCTGAATGAAGTATTTAATCGGGTCCTGATTTTTCCCGGTGAGGGATATACCTTTATGGCTTCGGACAGCGCTTTAAAGGCTCGTCCTGAGCTTATGGTCCAAACACAATTTGTGGGTCCTTATATTATGCCCGCGCTTTCGGATGAAAGAATCGAAAGTGCAAATACATTTTCCGGGAAAGCAACAATAAGCACCATCGACAAGCCTGTTGTTCTTATCGCAGGACTTCAACGGTGGATGAAACTGATCGAAGCTCCCGTATGGGGGCTTTTGATAATCCTCGCCCTGGTCATTATTGCTGGGGTCGCTTTCTTTCCCAAAAAAGGCGAAATGCTTTCCGTAGGATCGAGCGGGTTTACCGCCGGTATCTTTTCGGTGGCCCTTCTTTTGCTCTACCAGGCAGGATACGGAGCGCTCTACTCACGCATATCGCTGCTGCTCCTGGCACTTACCCTGGGATTTGCCCTGGGAAGTTATGTGCGGAAATTTCCCCATTCCGATGGAGTTATTGCGGTGTATGTGGTTGTATCGATGGCTCTGTTGACAAAGTGTACGGCCGCTCCGCAACTGCTCTTTTATCTTTTGCACGGGGGCATAGGATTTTTGTGCGGCGCCCAGTTTGTGACCCGGAAAAACAGTGAAACCGGTATACTCTATGCTGTTGATCTTTTCGGTGGCGTCATCGGTATGGTGTTGTCTTCTACTGTGCTGGTCCCCATGTTCGGGGTGATGAATGTTGCGCTTGGTCTGGGAGCGGTGAAACTGCTGGTGTGGGGAGCGAATACTCGTTCAATAAACCGGGGGCGTCTTTCCACGGGCATGATATGAACCATAACGTCGGGAAATTCAATTATAACAGAAATCCTGTTATGAGTCCGGCAATAAGACCTGTAACGATACTACCGATTATCATGCCTTTCTTTCGGTCTTTATCCAATATAACCCGATCTTCAATTTCTTCTTCCGAATAGTTTTCATCGCTGGAAATTTGTGACGCCTGCGTTGCTTGGTTGAATTTGAGAAAAGTTGCTGTAACTCGATAGCAGGAGCTTAAAAAGTCGGCCCTTTTCTCTTCAACAATATTTATGACATCCGCATTAACGGCACATCCTTCTTGCCGTAAAATCTTCAATGCATCACTCTCTTCACATTTTATCGAAAAGCCCGTATCACCAAGCTTGATCTTACCAACTACTTTTACTTCATTTTCCGAATAGTTATAATTTTTCTTAATAAGAATATCACAATCAGTAGATACTGGAGTATCGCTATTATAGCCAATTCTTTTAACCCTGTGCGTACAACCGGCAAGGCTACAAATCAATATCAATAGAAATAATAGAAAATTCAATTTCATAGTTATATCCTATTAGTTCAGTGATGAAATTACTATTGCTGCTATAAGTGTTCCTACAGCACCTCCGCCTAATGCACTTAAAACATTTCTACCTTTTGCTCTTCTGCCGTAGCCTTTAGCGAAACAGTCAATATCAATTTCCGGATCTTCAGGCAATGATTTCGGAGTCGGATTCGGGATAGCGGCAACACCTGTTATAACACCGGTTCCAATTAAACCAAGAAGCACACCTGAGCCTACACCGGCTACACCCCAGACAATACTGTTATGAGACCTTGCAGCTTCCACTTTGCCTTTTAATTTAGACTTTGTACAATCCGAAGCAAGTATTGTCACCGGATACATAATGATCAGAAACAACGCTATCGGTCTGATAAAAGTTTTTTGCAACAACGTGCCTCCTGTTGATTTAATTATGGAAAGAAAGATTGAAATTATTTAAAAAATGAGAACCATATATCACATATAGAGTAAAATTTATACGTTGATATTTACAAACTTCTCTAAAATAATGTATAGACATTTACATTGCAAAATATTTTTTGCAAATTTATTTAATGGTCTATTCGCGCTTGGTCTATGCAATGCCCTATAGTCCCAAGTCATGATGACAACTGTAACAATCACCTGTGCATGCCGACTATTGAAATCTACATAATTAACAGCATGGATAGAGCGCGTCATGCCGGACTTGTTTCGGCGTCAATGAGTCATTGAAAGACTGGATTCCGGCTTACGCCGGAATGACGGAAAAACAGGCAATTAATTAGGTAGGTCTCAATAATAACAAATTCCCCAAAAATCGATTTCACTTTCGGGATTGACTCAACGTTAGGTATAGTCGAGGTGTGTCAGGGGGTATTCGGGGTCTGTTGAAAAAATGTGCGGTAATCTTAACAGGGACAATACATATCTTTGCTAATCCGGGGTTTACATACGATTTAAACCGTATTTCGGTGACGTCCCGAGGTTGATTCCGGTAATCAGACTAAAGAATACCAACAGATTATTGTTCGAACCGCTTTTCATACTCTCAGCATGCCTGCGTTTTCGTGGTTTCTGCATAAGCAACCGAATAATCGTCATAGTGTCTGGTTTACAAGGAGAGGGGCGGGCATTGGCATGACGATTGCAATGCTTTTACTCAAACTGGTGTATATACTATCGACCGGGGCCGGCGCATGGCAGGTAA
This genomic window from Chitinivibrionales bacterium contains:
- the amrS gene encoding AmmeMemoRadiSam system radical SAM enzyme; translated protein: MRGVVPGVGNWSGYRSVKAVPVNDFLSPIKWFVNFCLSPFKKSFAGWTYESKHAPVSLIYFFIMATRREALRNGLGLACAFTAPSCMAGKSSVPHMAMHWQPFGDMVQCELCPHECTLENGKTGICRVRKNKNGTLVTLGYANPCAVHVDPIEKKPLYHVLPGARAYSVAIAGCNFRCKNCQNWTISQQSPLETRNEHLPPQKLVEEAVRRKCTAIAYTYSEPVVWYEWMYDCAKLARQAGLKNLMITCGYVNEAPLRQLAQYMDAANVDLKSFDDSIYRKLNAGRLQPILDTLKLAKKLGIWVEITNLIVPQWTDDPAMIGKMCDWITANLGDDVPLHFSRFSPMHKLAHLSPTPVETLMNAKAVAGKEGLKHVYVGNVAVDTNTYCPSCKKAVVVRQGYLVKDVSIKNGACSACGAEISGIWTM
- the amrB gene encoding AmmeMemoRadiSam system protein B, with translation MFCKEVGMARAHKLHSVYLKLTGVLLMSMLNCESSPAEESVRKAVFAGSWYEGDPQALRHSIENYITSQAGVRSSPRLLISPHAGHPFSGPVAGKGYGTMNRDIKTVILLGPSHRVMVQGVSIPDVDYYETPLGKIPLDKNIISELRKHPMVGSNTRAHSQEHCLEIQLPFLQTAIDSFTLVPMLMSNVDPEAIAGYIRPYVDETTLVVASSDFAHVNSADQCKKLDKRSIETIMDQDPNGFIEACGETPIRVLLYLSKHLGLKPIVLDARNSQEIVNAPESGYTVGYASIVFVKKDENGGTSEDKEKRENESIVKELDGGDKAFLLNLARRAFEAAVKGAPPPEPSDIPDVAKQDVGCFVTLHKHGELRGCIGYIEGIKPLYEAIIDNAKNAALRDHRFRPVRPEELDEIKVEVSVLTRPDPVSYNDPSELLNKIVAGKDGIILNKGGHQSTYLPQVWEQIPDKKTFLEYLSRKAGMPSDGWKTAEVKRYRAIHFEE